CATAAATGATGATCTGAAAATCAGTCCAAAGCCGTTCCAGATAACCGGCATCGATTTGTGAGGCGGTCTTGTGCTCGAGCAGCAAGTATTGACCGTCCTGCTGGACCAGACCATCGACCTTGCCAGCCAGCACAAAACTTCTTGATGCGGCGTTGGTATCCGGATTGACGATGGGGCCTTCGAAGGTCTTCTCCAGAGCGACCACGTCAAAGTCCTCGACGGGATATTGCTCCGAGTATGAACTCATCATGGCGGTGGCCAGATGCCAGTCCGCGAGCTGATGGTCATCATGTGCCCGGTTGGCATAGACCTGATCGATGTGTTCGAGAACCTTTTCGAGCTCCCTCTGGCCATGCCAGATCTCAAGGCAGTCGTGAATGACTGATCCGAAAGCCAGGTTGTGATCCCGCTCCAGAGGAACAAGGTCCCTCAGGTAGCGGTATTCACAAGCCTTGCGGCAATTGCGGAAGAGTCGCCACATGGAATACGTGGTGGTCATCAATTCGCTCATACCGCCACCTCCATTCCTGAAGGTGCCTTTGCGTTGCAGGCGCATCCGCCACCGGCGGGTTCACGGTCGATCATTACCGCACGCTCGCCGTATTCCTTGGTGGCGAAGCCGGTAAAGATGCTCGCCAGATCACCACCGACCTTGGTCGCTGCATCGATAAAGCAGGTGCGATTCTGTTTATCCAGATTGAAGCGGGATTCCATCCTCACTCTGGAGTGTCCATACATGCTTTCCACAGCCAGCAACGCCAGCATGAAGGTGTCTTCCAAGTCCTGAGCCGGGACCGACTGATCAAAGCGATACTTGTAAGTTTCCATTATTAATCTCCTGTTGTTTCTCAGGTTTTCTGTTTACCGAGGCCCCGGTCGTCCGCTTCATGCGGCACGATGCTTACTTACCGGAACCCCGGGCGATGCGTCGGTCGATCAGAGGTATTCTTCCAATCCACCATCCCGGAATGCGTCCCGCAGCTTGGTCAGTTTCCCGTAGAGGGTGCTGCGCGGAACGCCCATCTCCCTTGCGATTTCAGCCATGTTGCTCGACTGCAGTTTTTCGCAGAGGTCCTGAAGGTCTTCCGGCAGGGCAGCAATGACCCGTTCGAGATCGAAGCGGATGTCGTTCTGGCGTTGCTCGTTGGTATCCCGGCCGTGATGTCCCATCTGCCCATCACTGCAGACCTGCTCGATACGCTCAGCGGAGTCGTTATCTCCGCCCGGAATGGGATCGTTGAGAGAGGCTGTGCATTTGCGCCAGTCCCGGCATTGCGCGAAGCGGGCTTCCAGAATGGTTGAAATCCGCCGCTCAACAATGCGGGTCATGAAGGTTGTCTTTTTGCCTTTGGCTGGGTTGAAGTGCTTCATTCTGCCCAGCAGATCGATCATCAGTTCCTGTTCGAGATCCTGCCGATCGTCTTCTGTCAGTCCTGCTTTACCCACCAGTTGTCTTGCTTTGTGCCGAATAAGGTCTGCGGCATAGCCATCGATGCCGTCATAGGAATTTCGATAAAACATTTGGTCCTCCTCGGAGCGAGGAGGAGCACCGCGTGGGTGTCGGCACGGGCCGGAAACAGAGGAAGGAGCTGATCCAACAAGCGGAGTGTCGCAGGTTCGCCTTTTCTGCCACCTGCCGTGCTGATAAACACACGGTCAGGTTTGGCTCGGCGACACCCACAACAGCCTCCGCCTTGCGTCCAGCTTGTTGTCGAAGTGTCTAAATTCTCAGTTTGTTATGCTGCCCGTTCCTCGATGCGGATCAGGAATGGCAACCCATGCTTGATTTCAAGATGCCGGATGATTCCATCACCCATGCCGGTCAGGTGTTCGATAAGCGCGAGCACCTCCTGCTTCAGGGTGAAGTCATCCTTGGCCAGCTCCGGACGATTGCCATTCTGGCTGCCCAGTTTGATTTCCCGCTCGATTATGGTGTCTGCGGTGAGTTCGGGATTTCCGGCCACAACCGGTATGTTGGAAATGCGCCCGAAGTTGATTTGCTGCATCAGCTCGATGAGCTTTTGCTGCGGTTCGTTTAGTTCTGTCTTCTTGATCTGGTTCATGCCGAACCTCCTTTGTTAAGGACCTCCCGGAAGACAGGTCCGGCATGATTTCTCCGGGTGAGGTCGTGAACGATTTTCTGTTCACCAGACCTGTCACCCTTCTTTGGCGAAATTTCGTTGGACCACTGAAATTCCACCCGATGCGGATGTGCTTGGATTGGCTAATGCCCTGAATTTGAGGGGGATTTGATTGGATGAGGTGGGGAAATATTTTTTAACTTTTTTTGCCACCCCTCAGTGAAATTTCGTTGAACTCACTCGTCAGGGCATAAAAAAAGCCGACACAAAGGTCGGCTGTTGAGGATGATGGATTGGGGTGGCAATCAGCTGAATCCAAAGAACGTTCGTTGCTCACTCCAATCGAGTGGGAATGTTTTCACCAACTTTGACAGTGACAATCCGCTGGGTTCTTCACCGTTAATGATGGATTCGATAATATCCGGGGCGAGCGTGGTCAGCTTCAGGGTTCTGGCCACATAGGATGAGTCCACATCGAGATCCCTTGCCAGCTCGCTGATAGACTTTATCTCACCGCTCTCGAGGATGTCCGCCCATGAAAAGGCTCTGGCCAGCGACTGGACAATAGCCGTCTGAACCGTTTCCGGCATGCCTTCGTTTTCACCGTCCAACGTATCCGGCGTGAACACCATTTTGCGGCCGCGCATTCTTCGGATGAACATGGGGATATGGATATGCAGGTTTCCGCTGTCTGAAAGTTTGATGGTTGGTTTGATCTTTTTCATCAGCTGTTACTCCTTTCCCTGACTTCACAGGCCAGACCGGCCAGCTCGGTGACAAGGTTTGTGAGGCCGTTGGTTTTCAGTTCCATGTCGATTCCTGTCTCCCGGATCTCAATGGTTTCCACCAGAAGCTGGATCAGCCGGTTGCGCTCGAGGGGGAACAGATCCTCCCAGAAGGTTTCCACACTCTGGAAGGCTTCGGATACATCACCTTCGGAAATCTGCTCCGTATCGATAACCCTCAATCGAGCTGATACGTTGGTGAGCTGCTTGGTCAAATCGACGGCCTGCTGGTTGACCAAGGGAAGTCGGTTATTCCGGTCGGGATCATCATTGTCAGGCGACATCAGTTTCAGTGCTTCCTGTCTGACGCTTTGAAGGGATTGTTCGAGCTCCTTTTTCTGGCTCTGCAGCCGTTCACGTTCCTCGGCCTCGATTTCTCTGGCGGCAAAGTAGGTCTTAGCCACCAAGGTCGGTGTTCTAAATACCGCTCCCAGCTGACCAAGCACCACCGACTCGATGTCTCCGGCAGGAACCCGCTTCAAGGGGCACCGGCTGACTGCGCGTTTGGTATCCTTTTCACATATATAATAGGAGTAGCGCCGGTCGCCTTTGTTGGTATAGGTGATGCCCATGGCGCTGTCGCAGTGGCCGCACCGGATCACTCCGCTCAGGGGTGAGACCATTTTTACCCGGGCCTTGCTCATCTTGGTGCGATTGTTTTCCGAAAGCAGCGCCTGAACCTTGTCCCAAGTGTTCTGGTCAATCAGGGCTTCATGCTCTGCCGGATAATTTTTACCTTTGTAGGCAATCTCCCCGATATAGAGCCTGTTGTTGAGAAGGCGGTAGACCTGAGCCGTGTTCCATTCGGTACCGATCCGCTCCTTGCCTTTCTTGGTGGTCCATGATTTGGTTTTGTATCCTTGCTCGTTCAATTCCTGCGCCACCTTCTTGGCTGATCCCACCTGTGTGTATCGCCGGAATATGAGTTTTATCAGCGGTGCCTCGCTCTGGTTGATCAGCAGCTTTTTGTTTTCCCGGTCCACGTCATAGCCGAGCACCGCTGGGCCGCCGCAGTATTTACCCCGACGCTTAGCGGCAGCGACTTTGTCCCGGATACGCTCGCCGATGACCTCTCGTTCGTACTGGGCAAAGGTGATCAGGATTCCCAGAAACATGCGGCCCGTCGAGTCGGTGGTGCTAAAGTGCTGGGTGACGGATACAAAGCTCACTTCCTTTTCATTGAAGAGCTCAATCATCTTCATGAAGTCCAGCAGGGAGCGGGACAATCGGTCGATCTTGTAAACGACGATGACATCGATCTTACCGGCATCGATATCCGCCAGCAGTCTCTGCAGTGCCGGACGTTCCATAGTTCCACCGGAAAAGCCGCCGTCATCATATCGGTAAGGGATGGCCTTCCATCCCTGCAGCTTCTGACTTTCGATGTAAGCTTCACCGGCCTCCCTCTGGGCATCGAGTGAATTGAACTCCTGATCCAGACCTTCCTCGTGGCTTTTGCGGGTATAGATGGCGCAACGGAGTGTTTTGCGCTGGCCGTTTTGAGTGTTGTTATTGTTAAGCATTCGGACCACCTTCCTTTTTTCTGTGACTGTTCTTCAGGCCGAAAAAGATCTTGCCGTTCCAGCGGGTGCCTGTGATTTCCCTCGCTATGGCGCTCAGAGACCTGAAGATGCGGCCGTCGTATTCAAAGCCGCTTTCTCGGGCGATCACCTCATAGCGCTGCTCGTTCCAGATCCGGACAAACCGGGTACCCGGCAGGATGGCCTCCTGTGATTTTCGTTCTTCCGGGATCTTGCGGATGACCGTTGCCACCGGATCGGTCTCGGCAACTTTCTTCAGGTGGGATTTGGCCTGCTCGGACAGGCCGCCGTAAAAGAGTTCCTGAATCCGGTGCGCCAGTCGTTTAACCAGAAACTGCTTCTTGTACTGGGGTGGCTCGGTTCCATAAAGGTCCAGCCACTTCTCTCTGAGCTGATCAAGGCTCATGTTCTGGAGCGTTGCCAGTTGCCTCAACACCGAGGTCTTGGTCGGCTCCATTTTTTTGTTTTTCAAGTCATTCATTTTCAACTCCTTATATTCGATTACAGGACTCGGTTGTCATGAATGACGCTCTTTCTGGCAGAAGAATCAAGTCCTTCTCCGAAGGTTCCGGAAGAATCTGCAACATTCTTTAAGTTGTTGGCATTATTGGCCTTACGATACCGACTCCTGAGCGCTGCAATAGCCAGAATGGCCGCAATGGCATCCAGCCGTTGCTCCGGGTTAATGCCTTCAGCATCCGGCAATTGGGCTTCAGTCAATTGGTTTGAGTAAGGGTTTTCGGGTGCTAATTCCACATCAAGCATAAGGGCCTCCGTTGGGCCGGTGCCGACGTGGGAAGCTGCGGGTGCCAAAAACAAAAGGCGGTTGGGATGCGCGTTTTTCAGCACCCACAACCGCCTCTGCCTGGCATCCGGCCAATTGTCTGGTTTCTAACTCATGTCCGAAGCGAATCTTCGGAACTTTCGGAGGTTACTTACCGGGAGGGACTTCAATCCGTCGGAAATTTTATTTACAAGATTTCTTGACCTGATGGGCATAAGGTCGTATATTTGTTTGTTATTCGGCCAAAAATGGGGCTCTCTGTCTTTTTAAAGGAAGGAGTACGCTATGGGCAGAAACAGAGAAGACGACATTACGCCGTTGCAGCAGGAAACACTTGATGAAATATGCCGGTACGTTTCAGCCAAAGGGTATCCGCCGACGGTTAAGGAAATGAGCGAAACATTTGGAATCAGTCACGCCAGTGTGCATGACCGGATCAACCAGCTGGTTCGCAAAGGTTATTTGAAAAGAGAGGAAGGTAAGGCTCGCGGTCTGACCGTGACCAAGCATCCTCAGACAAACGCGGTCGCCCTTGTGGCGGTTCCGATTGTCGGCACGGTTGCAGCCGGTCATCCGATTTTTGCCCATGAGAACATCACGGGCGAGGTTCTGGTGGAAGCATCCGTTGTCGGATCAGGTAAGTGCTTTGCCTTGTACACACAGGGCGACAGTATGATCGATGCCGGAATAAATGACGGCGACCTGATCATTGTGAGGCGTCAGCCAATTGCCGAGGACGGTGATATCGTTATTGCTCTGCTTGACGATGAAGCCACGGTCAAAAGGCTGAAAATTGATAATGAGCTCATCGAGCTGGTCCCGGAGAATCCGAGGCTGAAACCGATCAGGGTCAAACCTGAGGATGAATTGAGGATTCTCGGCAAAGTGGTGGGCCGGAAACGAATTTGAGAGAACACTATGTAAGGACAGCTATAAGCTAAAAAAACAGGAGATATTAATGGCAACTTTAAACCTTCGCCGCTTTTCGAAGCCGGAAATGCTCCGGAAGATCGACCGGAGCCATCTGATCACATTTTTTGAGCCCTACACCGAATATCTATCCGGGCGAGGGATAGAGTTGCCATCGGCAGCCGCAGAAAACGGACTGGACTATACAGTCATGAGTAACGTGCTGCTGAACCCGAACACCAGCACTCCACCTGAGATGTCGGAAGCCCTCTATTACATTAACGAGATGTCGACTCCTGAGGGTTTCGACCTGATACAGGAGGCCATTGCCGACACCGAGATCGATGTCAGTATTTCCGAAGATGCCGCTTACGGTGACCTGGCTCTACAGGTCTGGGTTCAGGACCGCAATATCATCGAGCGTCTCCATGCCGAGCAGTTCCTGTTTCGCCCACGATCCTTTGAATATTTCAAATGCACCCGGGAAACCATTCCGGATTTTGAAGAACCGAGCGAAGAAACCATCGCCGCCCTCGAAGCGGATCTGGATGAATGGTTTGCCAAGAAGCGTCGGGGTCGGGCTTCAAAGGTATTCAGCTATGTGAAAGATGATTTTGTCTGGTTTCTTGTCCGTCATGGAGAGCCTTTCACCCGGGAGTCCATTATTAAAGATGGAGAATCCAAAAGCCTGTTCTATCGGCCGGAAAAATATGACGTGATTGTTTACAACCCGGAGAATGGTGAGATCCGGATGAACGCACGCTCCAAAGGCGAAAAGGAGCTGTACCGCACCAAGTTTGGCCTTCATCTTTTCGGTGACAGCGAGTTTTTTGATGGCAAAAGCAAATTCACTCTGGAGCCGTTGAGGGAGTCTGGTTCAGCGTCCATCCTTTGTGAGGATATTGAAGGGATCGATTGGGTGCGCCTCAAGGAGTTCCAGATCTTCCGTGGTGGAACACATAAAGAGATCGAAATCCGCAAAGCCGAGGACATCTTTGCATCACTGGAAGAGCGGGATCGCAGCATCCCCAATGGCGGCCGATTGAGCAAAGCCAGCTTCCAGATCAAGTTTGCCGACTCCAAAACACCACGAACCGTCACACTCAGCTCCGGCAACCGTGCTCAGTTCAAACGGGATGATGATGCTGAAGTTCTGGAAAAATGGCTGATTCGCCGTGGATTTGTCATTTCCGGCTCGGAGGATAATGGTGAGTGAAACCCGGCTCTGGCAATTCTTAGAAGAGCACCCGAAACAGAATGCTCCGTGGTGTGAGTGGCAGGATGCGTTTGGCGGTTGGGAGTCCTTCAGTGGATTTGAAACGAAGTTCCTGCAGCTGACCAATCAGCGTGCGTCTGCAGTCAATTGCAGAACCGACTGTGGACTGGGCTGCCCACGAAAAGTTGTCGAGCATGCCACCAATGATATTGCTGCAGTGTGCCCTGAGCAGGAAGAGAAGCCATACAGCCTGAACAAGAGGGATGTGCTGGTCTATACATTGAACCGGTCCTCATTCCACAAAAGCATCTGTACCGGGCTTGGAATCACACGGAATGAAAATTCACTGGACGGCATTCCCGGTGTTTTCCGGCTGGGGGATTACACACCGACCGCCGGGTTCAATTTTCCGGTTTACCTGACCTTCAAGAATGACCCGGACGAACTTCTCGAAAGCGTCAGGAATATCAGCCTGCTTGGGCAGGACCCTTATGCGCTGATCATTCCAACCCGCAAACAACTGACACCCCGAGCGGAGAATCTCCTGAGCCGGAGTGGTTCAATATGTATTGTGTTGAGCGAGGATTTTTCCATTCAAACCAATGGCAGCCTGAAAGCTCTCAGGCCCGCGATCGATGTATTTGCAACCTTTCAGGCCGAAATACCTCAGCCGGATTCCGGTGGCATGGTCTATTTCGACACGCCTGCTGGTATCAACTGGAGTGGAATAACCATCAAATTCTTTGATGGACATACAGTTTCAATCCACACGACCAAACCGCATGGTCGATACAACTACACCCAGATGGGAATGGCTAACACCAGAAACGGTAATCCAACCATTCCTTGGGAGCTCCTCAGAGCTTTTGCCGAATCACGCGGGCAGATTGACTGGCAAAGCCAGTATGCATCTTTCAAGGTCAAGGACCAGAAGCCGCGTCTGTCAAAAAAGCTGCGTGAATTTTTCCGGCTGACAGACGACCCGATTGAATACCTAAAGGAGGAACGCTGCTACCGCTGCCTTTTCACAATCAAGCCAGAGGGTGATGACGACTCAACCTATATCAACGAGGATGCGCTCTATGAATAAAGTCAGACCGTCGGCGGAGCAGGTGGCCATGTATCTGGAGCGGTGGGATTCGTTGGACAATTATGTACTGCAGGAGAGCAGCCTCAGAAAACTGTTCGCTGAGACATACCCCAGAAATGTCGATATGGATGATGTCCTGATCAAGGTCTGTTCGCTGAACGACTTTTACAGCACGAACATTTTTTCACCATTTACCGTTGCCCAACACATAGTCGATTTGGATATCGACCAACGTCTTGGCAACCGGGATCTGACTCTCGTAAACGACATTGCCGTGGTTAAGGTTAACGGCCAGAAGACCATCAATTTTTATTCGTTTGCCACCAAGTATTGCAGCCACCATTTCCCGGAGGACTATCCGATCTATGACAGCTTTGTGGAAAAGATGCTCATGCACTTCAAGCGGGTGGATAAATTCTATAAGTTCAAGAAGGACGACCTGAAGCACTATCCGACATACCACGCAATTCTGATGGAGTTCAGCAGGTTCTATGGGCTGGAATGCTTCACCCTCAAAGAGGTCGATAAGTACCTCTGGCAGGCGGGCAAAGAATACTTTCCCAAGCAATACTGACCGCTGGAAATCTGAATAAATATCACTTCCCGAAACCTGCGAGAGACTTTTGGTTTGTGAAAACGGGTGGTTTGACCCGACCATTTGATGCCTTAACACAACCGCAAAATACCGTCATTCGGCTAAATGCTTAATCTGAAAGGATATCTGTAACCGGACGCGTGTCGGACCCTGTCCGAAGAAAACAGAGAATACCGCCCAAAACAGAGAATGAACGTGGGGAGAATGGAGAGAATCAGGTGGTTGGAGAGAGCTTCCGGAAAGATGTCAAAACGTCCGAAACCCTTTGAATACAAGGGGAAAAAGAAAACCCGTCTACCCAGAGAATCACTCTGGAGAGACGGGTTGTCACCATAAAAATGGTGGAGGCGGCGGGAGTCGAACCCGCGTCCGGAAATATTCCGCGGTGGCGTCTACATACTTGTCCCGAATATTGTATTTCGCCTGGCAGAGCCCATTCAGGCGGGGGCGGCTGGCAGGCTAGCCTGTTAAGGTTTCACATGGCATTGCAACAGGCGGGCAAGTCATGCTATCCCACTAGTCGACGCCCTATCCCGGTATGTGGGAGATGCCAGGTAGGACGATGGCCTTAAGCGGCCATAGCGTAGTTATAATCGTCTGCGATTATGTTTAGTTTCCACCCTTTTTACGAGTTGGCGGAGGGCTCGGTATGCAGCCACGGCTTCCTAATCCCCGTCGAAACCATTTCGCCCCCACGGCGCCGTGCACGGAGGGGTTGAATTAATAAAAAACTCTTCCAATACATTGCAACTACGCTTACAAACTGCGCAGACGTACCTAAATATAATTCTTAACCGAACTTTGTCAATCAACAAATGCAGTTGACATGAAAATGCTGTATGTTGTAACACTTAGTTAAATCCAGCCCTTTTTGCACATCTTTCAACAATCCCTACAAAGGAGAAACACGATGGCGAAAACGCTGACAGAGATTGCGGCAGAGATTGTGGCGGCGCAGGTCGGCAGCACCAGTATGACCTCCGAAGAAGTGGGTGAAGCTCTGAAATCCGTGTTTAAGACCTTGGTTCAACTGCGGATGGCGGAGGGAGGAGAGGAAGCCGAGGCCCTGACTCAGGTTCCGGCGGCTTTGGGCGAGGAGGGGGTTTCGGATCAATTGGCGGAATTGCGGCAAAGGCCCATCCGCTCCATCAGAAAGAACAAGGTGATCTGCCTGGAGTGCGGCGCCGAGTTCAAACAACTTACCAAAGGGCATTTGAAAGAGCACGACATGGACGCCAAGGAATACCGGAAAAAATACGGGTTCAAGGCGCGCCAGCCGTTGTCGGCCCAATCCCTTTCCGCCAAGCGCCGTCAGAGCGCCAAAGAGCGGAACCTGGGCGAAGTGCTCAAGGAAGCCCGCAGGCAAGGCAAGGGCGCAGGCAAAAAGGCCGCTCCCAAAAAAGCCGCCGCCAAGGGAAAGGCCAAGAAGTAACGGCCGGGTAGTCAGGTATGGAAAAACTTTATTCCTTTGCCGGGGAGCCCATCCCCTGGTATGATTCCAGCCCCGTTTGCGGGTTTTGTCTGGCGCTCATGGCCCTGGTGTTCCTTTTCGGCGCCTGGGGCGTCAAGGTCGGGTGGGAAATGCAGGAATTCCACCGGGACGTCTGGGTTCCGGGAGTTCTTATGGTCTTGGCCGCCTCCGTGATGCTGTCTTTAGTCGTTCGTCTGGTTCAGCGCCGGGCTAGTCGGAAGGGGTCCGTCCTTTAAATCATGTTCGTAATCGCAGACAATATCCAAATTACCAGATACCGGGTGGAAATGGCCGTCAAGGAAAGAAACCCGGAGCCCATCAAACAACTGGCCGCCCAGTGCCGGGAAGCCGGCGCCCAGGCCATTGACATCAACACCGGCCCCCTTTCCCGCCAGGGAGAGGAGATCATGCAGTTCATGGTGGAGGCGGTCCAGGAAGCCTGCGACCTGCCCGTGTGCCTGGACACCGTGAACGCCAAAGCCATGGAGGCCGGCCTCCGGGCCGCAAAAGGGCCCCGGCCCATTATCAACGGCATCTCCATGCAGCCTGAAAAGCTGGAGGGAATCCTCCCTCTGGCGAAAAACCACGACGCGGACCTGATCTGCTTTTTGCTCAAGCCCGACGGCCACGTGCCCAAGGACGCGGACTCCAGGCTGGCCCTGGCCGTGGAGCTTACGGGGA
The window above is part of the Desulfatibacillum aliphaticivorans DSM 15576 genome. Proteins encoded here:
- a CDS encoding dihydropteroate synthase, with amino-acid sequence MFVIADNIQITRYRVEMAVKERNPEPIKQLAAQCREAGAQAIDINTGPLSRQGEEIMQFMVEAVQEACDLPVCLDTVNAKAMEAGLRAAKGPRPIINGISMQPEKLEGILPLAKNHDADLICFLLKPDGHVPKDADSRLALAVELTGILDEAGISRDRVVFDPLAVPLMWDDGGRQAVEVVETVRLLPEVLGFDARVMVGLSNLTTGRPPGPQRQLVEQTYLAMLGGAGLTWVLMNIFNPDTIATARAVGVLGSGGIFSWHF
- a CDS encoding DUF2924 domain-containing protein gives rise to the protein MNDLKNKKMEPTKTSVLRQLATLQNMSLDQLREKWLDLYGTEPPQYKKQFLVKRLAHRIQELFYGGLSEQAKSHLKKVAETDPVATVIRKIPEERKSQEAILPGTRFVRIWNEQRYEVIARESGFEYDGRIFRSLSAIAREITGTRWNGKIFFGLKNSHRKKEGGPNA
- a CDS encoding sigma-70 family RNA polymerase sigma factor, giving the protein MFYRNSYDGIDGYAADLIRHKARQLVGKAGLTEDDRQDLEQELMIDLLGRMKHFNPAKGKKTTFMTRIVERRISTILEARFAQCRDWRKCTASLNDPIPGGDNDSAERIEQVCSDGQMGHHGRDTNEQRQNDIRFDLERVIAALPEDLQDLCEKLQSSNMAEIAREMGVPRSTLYGKLTKLRDAFRDGGLEEYL
- the lexA gene encoding transcriptional repressor LexA; the protein is MGRNREDDITPLQQETLDEICRYVSAKGYPPTVKEMSETFGISHASVHDRINQLVRKGYLKREEGKARGLTVTKHPQTNAVALVAVPIVGTVAAGHPIFAHENITGEVLVEASVVGSGKCFALYTQGDSMIDAGINDGDLIIVRRQPIAEDGDIVIALLDDEATVKRLKIDNELIELVPENPRLKPIRVKPEDELRILGKVVGRKRI
- a CDS encoding PD-(D/E)XK nuclease family protein, which gives rise to MSELMTTTYSMWRLFRNCRKACEYRYLRDLVPLERDHNLAFGSVIHDCLEIWHGQRELEKVLEHIDQVYANRAHDDHQLADWHLATAMMSSYSEQYPVEDFDVVALEKTFEGPIVNPDTNAASRSFVLAGKVDGLVQQDGQYLLLEHKTASQIDAGYLERLWTDFQIIIYAWYLEQTLGIRISGIIYNVLVKAKLRQSKGETEAEFETRRAELIAKSKTGKSSAKRKMPEPDDAFQQRLKDKYLEPGMFHRELLYISRDQFDELRSELWELSKAMLDARRRNTFYRNTAFCFQYGRACPYFPLCRSGENPNVIENHYQRVLPHEELRDGASEDAAPVF
- a CDS encoding recombinase family protein, yielding MLNNNNTQNGQRKTLRCAIYTRKSHEEGLDQEFNSLDAQREAGEAYIESQKLQGWKAIPYRYDDGGFSGGTMERPALQRLLADIDAGKIDVIVVYKIDRLSRSLLDFMKMIELFNEKEVSFVSVTQHFSTTDSTGRMFLGILITFAQYEREVIGERIRDKVAAAKRRGKYCGGPAVLGYDVDRENKKLLINQSEAPLIKLIFRRYTQVGSAKKVAQELNEQGYKTKSWTTKKGKERIGTEWNTAQVYRLLNNRLYIGEIAYKGKNYPAEHEALIDQNTWDKVQALLSENNRTKMSKARVKMVSPLSGVIRCGHCDSAMGITYTNKGDRRYSYYICEKDTKRAVSRCPLKRVPAGDIESVVLGQLGAVFRTPTLVAKTYFAAREIEAEERERLQSQKKELEQSLQSVRQEALKLMSPDNDDPDRNNRLPLVNQQAVDLTKQLTNVSARLRVIDTEQISEGDVSEAFQSVETFWEDLFPLERNRLIQLLVETIEIRETGIDMELKTNGLTNLVTELAGLACEVRERSNS
- a CDS encoding MucR family transcriptional regulator; the encoded protein is MAKTLTEIAAEIVAAQVGSTSMTSEEVGEALKSVFKTLVQLRMAEGGEEAEALTQVPAALGEEGVSDQLAELRQRPIRSIRKNKVICLECGAEFKQLTKGHLKEHDMDAKEYRKKYGFKARQPLSAQSLSAKRRQSAKERNLGEVLKEARRQGKGAGKKAAPKKAAAKGKAKK